The Caldisericum sp. genome contains a region encoding:
- a CDS encoding NAD(P)/FAD-dependent oxidoreductase, with protein MEKFDVIVIGAGVTGAMIARELSRFELSVAVIEKESDVCMGTTSANTAIVHAGYDPVPGTLKAELNVRGNKLWDQVAFELGIPFKRTGDYVVAVGDEEFKKLEALFERGKKNGVLGLEILSKDKTLSKLPYLNRDVSGAIFAPTGGIVDPFQAALAPMENAVVNGVHLYLETSFIDFIFEGNKIIGIKTNKGEFLSNWVINAAGLYSDVIMHKANIHPEFKITPRKGEYYIFDRNEFAIPDVLFPVPTEFSKGIMITTTVHGNTIIGPNSHEVDDKEDTSNTREGLEEVYKGASKLVPEINLRHAIAIFAGLRATGNARTPNPNIDYHHDFLIEAHPQLGLLNVAGIESPGLASAPAIAERVVELLKDSGLELKEKKDFNPIRKPRKRFRDMSNEERAQLVKENPLYGRVICRCEYVTEGEIVEEIHSPIPAKTYDAIKRRTWLGTGRCQGAFDTPRVVEILSRELGISPLEVTKKGSGSYFLLRKTKEVENG; from the coding sequence ATGGAAAAATTTGATGTTATTGTAATTGGTGCAGGCGTTACGGGCGCAATGATTGCAAGAGAACTTTCAAGATTTGAATTATCCGTTGCAGTTATCGAAAAAGAGTCAGATGTATGCATGGGGACAACTTCCGCAAACACAGCAATAGTCCATGCAGGGTATGATCCTGTGCCAGGCACCCTTAAGGCTGAATTAAATGTGAGAGGGAATAAACTCTGGGATCAAGTTGCTTTTGAACTTGGCATACCTTTTAAGAGGACCGGGGATTATGTTGTTGCAGTAGGTGATGAGGAGTTTAAAAAACTTGAGGCGCTTTTTGAAAGAGGCAAGAAAAATGGTGTTCTTGGTCTTGAGATATTGAGTAAAGACAAGACGCTTTCGAAACTTCCATATCTTAACAGAGATGTAAGCGGTGCTATTTTTGCACCTACTGGTGGTATTGTTGACCCATTCCAGGCTGCACTTGCACCAATGGAAAACGCAGTTGTAAATGGCGTCCATCTTTATCTTGAAACCTCTTTTATTGATTTTATTTTTGAGGGTAATAAGATAATCGGTATCAAGACAAATAAAGGCGAATTTTTATCAAATTGGGTAATTAACGCAGCAGGTCTTTATTCGGATGTTATTATGCATAAGGCAAATATCCACCCTGAATTTAAGATTACGCCAAGAAAGGGAGAGTATTACATATTTGATAGAAATGAATTTGCAATTCCTGATGTTCTTTTTCCGGTGCCAACAGAATTTAGCAAAGGAATTATGATTACAACAACGGTCCATGGCAACACTATTATCGGACCAAACTCCCATGAGGTTGATGACAAAGAAGATACTTCAAATACAAGGGAAGGACTTGAAGAAGTTTATAAAGGTGCTTCAAAACTTGTTCCCGAGATTAATCTAAGACACGCTATTGCAATTTTTGCCGGGTTACGAGCAACAGGCAATGCAAGAACTCCAAATCCAAACATAGATTATCATCACGATTTCCTTATCGAAGCGCATCCTCAATTAGGGCTTTTAAATGTGGCAGGAATAGAATCACCCGGGCTTGCATCTGCTCCTGCAATTGCTGAAAGAGTTGTAGAACTCTTAAAGGATTCAGGACTTGAACTTAAGGAAAAGAAAGACTTTAATCCAATAAGAAAACCAAGGAAAAGGTTTAGAGATATGAGTAATGAAGAAAGAGCGCAACTTGTAAAAGAAAATCCTCTTTACGGTAGGGTTATCTGCCGTTGTGAATATGTTACCGAAGGTGAGATTGTTGAGGAAATTCATTCGCCAATCCCAGCAAAAACATACGATGCTATTAAGAGAAGAACCTGGCTTGGAACAGGCAGATGTCAAGGTGCGTTTGATACGCCAAGAGTAGTTGAAATTCTTTCAAGAGAATTGGGTATTTCTCCACTTGAGGTAACGAAAAAAGGAAGTGGCTCTTACTTTCTTTTGAGGAAGACTAAAGAGGTGGAAAATGGATAA
- a CDS encoding FAD-dependent oxidoreductase, with translation MDKYDVVVIGAGPGGLAAAISAKKEGAESVLIIERDKEPGGILNQCIHNGFGVEIFKEDLPGPSYAERFINEAESLGIEFMLDSMVLEITSQKKIYTTSKWYGFKEIEATAIVLAMGARERTRAQIRIPGFRPAGVYTAGTAQRFVNIEGFMPGKRFVILGSGDIGMIMARRLTLEGAKVERVLEIMPFLTGLTRNYVQCLQDFNIPLQLSHTVNRILGKNRVEAIESVQVDENFNPIKGTEEIIPADTLLLSVGLIPENELSRKVGVKMDSLIQGPFVDEEMQTSIPGIFAAGNVVHIFDLVDWVTEAGFNAGKGAARFVKEAKEKSDLVKLVPGNNIHHIVPQYLKKDALQNGPIKLMMRVIKPLEEKVWVELSDGKNLITRKLERYVRPGEMVILTVPQKAYDDVKKAKELIVSIEKFGG, from the coding sequence ATGGATAAGTATGATGTTGTTGTGATAGGCGCAGGGCCCGGAGGGCTTGCAGCAGCAATTTCTGCAAAAAAAGAAGGAGCAGAGTCTGTTCTCATAATTGAAAGGGATAAAGAACCTGGTGGCATTCTTAATCAATGTATACATAACGGATTTGGCGTCGAAATATTTAAGGAAGATTTACCAGGTCCATCATACGCAGAAAGGTTTATAAATGAAGCAGAATCACTGGGTATAGAGTTCATGCTTGACTCTATGGTTTTGGAGATAACGTCGCAAAAGAAGATATATACTACAAGCAAGTGGTATGGCTTTAAAGAAATAGAAGCAACTGCAATTGTGCTTGCAATGGGTGCAAGAGAAAGGACACGTGCTCAAATTAGAATTCCTGGTTTTAGACCTGCTGGTGTTTATACTGCTGGTACTGCCCAGCGCTTTGTAAATATTGAAGGTTTTATGCCAGGGAAAAGATTTGTGATCCTTGGTTCAGGCGATATTGGAATGATTATGGCTCGACGTTTAACGCTTGAAGGAGCAAAAGTTGAGAGAGTACTTGAAATAATGCCTTTCTTAACGGGACTTACGAGAAATTATGTCCAATGCCTTCAGGATTTTAATATTCCACTTCAATTGAGCCACACCGTTAATCGGATACTGGGAAAAAATAGAGTTGAAGCAATTGAGTCAGTTCAGGTTGACGAGAACTTTAACCCTATCAAGGGGACGGAAGAGATAATTCCTGCAGATACATTGCTTCTGTCTGTAGGGCTTATTCCAGAAAATGAGCTTTCAAGGAAAGTTGGTGTGAAAATGGACTCATTGATTCAGGGCCCGTTTGTTGACGAGGAGATGCAAACTTCAATTCCTGGGATTTTTGCTGCTGGGAATGTTGTACATATTTTTGACCTTGTAGACTGGGTAACTGAGGCTGGATTTAATGCAGGAAAAGGTGCCGCACGTTTTGTAAAGGAAGCTAAAGAGAAGAGCGACCTTGTGAAACTTGTCCCGGGTAATAACATACATCATATTGTGCCTCAGTATCTTAAAAAGGATGCATTACAAAATGGACCTATAAAACTTATGATGCGAGTCATAAAGCCACTGGAAGAAAAAGTATGGGTTGAGTTAAGCGATGGCAAAAATCTCATCACAAGAAAACTTGAGCGCTATGTAAGACCTGGTGAAATGGTAATATTAACTGTCCCTCAAAAAGCATACGATGATGTTAAGAAAGCAAAAGAACTTATTGTAAGCATTGAGAAATTCGGGGGTTAG
- a CDS encoding DUF1667 domain-containing protein — METGKFTCLGCPVGCSLTVYIENGEVVKVEGNQCNIGIDFAKQEVKDPRRKVTTTVKIRNGVHPLLPVYTDKPFPKGMIMELVKELRKIEVEAPVKMGDIILENALGTDVNIRASRSIKRNG, encoded by the coding sequence ATGGAAACAGGAAAATTTACATGCCTTGGTTGTCCGGTTGGATGCTCTTTAACGGTTTATATAGAGAACGGTGAGGTTGTAAAAGTTGAAGGTAATCAGTGCAACATAGGAATAGACTTTGCTAAGCAAGAGGTGAAGGACCCAAGAAGAAAGGTTACAACAACTGTAAAGATAAGGAATGGAGTACATCCACTGCTTCCTGTTTATACAGACAAGCCATTTCCTAAAGGAATGATAATGGAATTGGTTAAAGAACTTAGAAAGATCGAAGTTGAAGCGCCTGTGAAAATGGGTGATATAATCCTCGAAAATGCGTTAGGAACGGATGTCAATATAAGGGCAAGCAGGAGCATAAAAAGAAATGGATAG
- a CDS encoding SDR family oxidoreductase, whose product MDRVVLVTGASSGFGREIFNYLKGKGITAYGVARSLEDSEDLKTFKLDVTDFEKAKEVVKRIVDINGRIDALVNVAGFGISGAVEDTPIDAIRRQMDVNFLGTVNMVKAVLPHMRERHSGTIVNFSSIAGLIGLPYQAFYSSSKFAVEGFSEALRMEVDQFGIKVVVIEPGDFKTGFTGKREKYTESTSPYYEKFTRAISKMEHDETEGEDPGIVAPLVYKIIESRHPKEKYVVGPLFEKLFVSLRKVLPDSFMHAIFKMYYGL is encoded by the coding sequence ATGGATAGGGTTGTTTTAGTTACAGGGGCATCCTCTGGTTTTGGGCGTGAGATTTTTAATTACCTTAAAGGAAAAGGTATAACTGCGTATGGTGTTGCAAGAAGCCTTGAGGACTCGGAGGATTTAAAGACATTTAAACTTGATGTAACTGATTTTGAAAAAGCAAAAGAAGTTGTAAAAAGAATTGTTGATATCAATGGTCGTATCGATGCGCTTGTAAATGTTGCGGGGTTTGGCATATCAGGAGCGGTGGAGGATACGCCAATCGATGCAATAAGAAGGCAAATGGATGTAAATTTTTTGGGGACAGTCAATATGGTTAAGGCAGTGCTTCCTCATATGAGGGAGAGGCATTCAGGGACAATAGTAAACTTTAGTTCTATTGCAGGACTTATAGGGCTTCCTTACCAGGCATTTTACTCTTCCTCTAAATTTGCAGTTGAAGGGTTTTCTGAAGCGCTTAGAATGGAAGTGGATCAATTTGGGATTAAAGTTGTTGTAATTGAGCCTGGTGACTTTAAAACAGGATTTACCGGCAAAAGAGAAAAATATACCGAAAGTACCTCTCCTTATTATGAAAAATTTACGAGGGCAATTTCAAAGATGGAGCACGATGAAACTGAAGGCGAAGATCCAGGCATTGTTGCTCCCCTTGTGTATAAAATTATTGAATCAAGACATCCTAAAGAAAAGTATGTTGTAGGACCGCTTTTTGAAAAACTATTTGTTAGCTTGCGCAAAGTCCTTCCAGATTCCTTTATGCATGCTATTTTCAAAATGTATTACGGTTTGTGA